In Curtobacterium sp. TC1, the following proteins share a genomic window:
- a CDS encoding histidinol-phosphate transaminase: MAFTLEDLPIRDDLRGQSPYGAPQKHVRVQLNVNENTHPVPDDVADDIVASIRQALATVNRYPDREFTELRESLARYLGHGLSAEQLWAANGSNEVLQQLLQAFGGPGRTVLGFPPTYSMHSILASGTGTTWIPAERDDEYRISPETVVAAIEQHRPDIVFLCGPNNPTGTPLPIETIEAAYAATDGIVMVDEAYAEFMPSDVPSALTLLPGRERLVVSRTMSKAFAFAGARVGYMAAHPAVIDALRLVRLPYHLSVLTQAAAVAALRHAPEMLAMVDDIKQQRDRMVTELQAMGYRTYETWSNFVLFGGVADPHAAFESLLERDVIVRDLGIPHHLRVSAGTEEETAAFLDAMRQVAAEQPPVRVGA, from the coding sequence GTGGCATTCACGCTCGAAGACCTCCCGATCCGAGACGACCTCCGCGGTCAGAGCCCGTACGGCGCTCCGCAGAAGCACGTCCGCGTCCAGCTGAACGTCAACGAGAACACGCATCCGGTGCCGGACGACGTGGCTGACGACATCGTCGCCTCGATCCGACAGGCGCTGGCAACGGTCAACCGCTACCCCGACCGCGAGTTCACCGAGCTCCGCGAGTCACTGGCTCGCTACCTCGGGCACGGCCTGTCGGCAGAACAGTTGTGGGCAGCGAACGGGTCGAACGAGGTCCTCCAGCAGCTGCTGCAGGCGTTCGGCGGCCCGGGCCGAACGGTCCTCGGGTTCCCGCCCACCTACTCGATGCACTCCATCCTGGCGTCCGGCACCGGCACGACCTGGATCCCGGCGGAGCGCGACGACGAGTACCGCATCTCGCCGGAGACCGTGGTGGCGGCGATCGAGCAGCACCGGCCGGACATCGTGTTCCTGTGCGGGCCGAACAACCCCACGGGCACGCCGCTGCCGATCGAGACGATCGAGGCCGCGTACGCCGCGACCGACGGCATCGTGATGGTGGACGAGGCCTACGCCGAGTTCATGCCGTCCGACGTCCCGAGCGCGCTCACGCTGCTGCCCGGTCGTGAGCGTCTCGTGGTCTCACGCACCATGAGCAAGGCGTTCGCCTTCGCCGGCGCCCGTGTCGGGTACATGGCCGCGCACCCCGCCGTGATCGACGCCCTCCGGCTCGTCCGGCTGCCGTACCACCTCTCCGTCCTGACGCAGGCTGCGGCCGTCGCGGCGCTGCGCCACGCGCCCGAGATGCTCGCGATGGTCGACGACATCAAGCAGCAGCGCGACCGGATGGTGACGGAGCTGCAGGCCATGGGTTACCGGACGTACGAGACGTGGTCGAACTTCGTCCTGTTCGGTGGGGTCGCCGACCCGCACGCCGCGTTCGAGTCCCTGCTCGAGCGGGACGTCATCGTGCGCGACCTCGGCATCCCGCACCACCTGCGAGTGAGCGCCGGAACGGAAGAGGAGACCGCCGCGTTCCTCGACGCCATGCGCCAGGTCGCCGCCGAGCAGCCGCCGGTTAGGGTTGGGGCATGA
- a CDS encoding pseudouridine synthase: MQKVIAAAGVASRRVAENLIVEGRVTVNGQVVDALGRRVDPATDAISVDGVPVQIDSSRRYIVLNKPTGVVSSLQDERGRRDLTEFVDRYEERLFNVGRLDTETSGLLVLTNDGDLAHVLAHPSFGVQKTYIAKVHGNVNPAVVQRLTEGVELEDGPIKADKVRLLESSRGESLVEITLHSGRNRIVRRMLEAVDHPVLELVRRSFGPLHLGSLPPGKMRELGSVEVGKLLGTVRDAKPSARDDRDVALDQGEDDEWDDETAD; the protein is encoded by the coding sequence CTGCAGAAGGTGATCGCCGCTGCGGGCGTGGCATCTCGCCGAGTCGCGGAGAACCTGATCGTCGAGGGCCGCGTGACGGTCAACGGCCAGGTCGTGGACGCTCTCGGGCGTCGTGTCGACCCCGCGACCGACGCGATCTCGGTCGACGGCGTGCCGGTGCAGATCGATTCCTCGCGGCGGTACATCGTGCTGAACAAGCCGACCGGTGTCGTCTCGAGCCTGCAGGACGAGCGTGGTCGCCGCGACCTGACCGAGTTCGTGGACCGCTACGAGGAGCGCCTGTTCAACGTCGGCCGCCTGGACACCGAGACCTCCGGGCTGCTCGTCCTGACGAACGACGGCGACCTGGCGCACGTGCTGGCGCACCCGTCGTTCGGGGTGCAGAAGACGTACATCGCGAAGGTGCACGGCAACGTGAACCCCGCCGTGGTGCAGCGTCTGACCGAGGGCGTCGAGCTCGAGGACGGTCCCATCAAGGCCGACAAGGTGCGGTTGCTCGAGTCCTCGCGGGGTGAGTCGCTCGTCGAGATCACGCTGCACTCCGGCCGCAACCGGATCGTCCGACGCATGCTCGAGGCCGTGGACCACCCGGTCCTCGAACTCGTCCGTCGCTCGTTCGGGCCGCTGCACCTCGGCAGCCTGCCGCCGGGCAAGATGCGCGAGCTCGGCTCGGTCGAGGTCGGCAAGCTGCTCGGAACGGTCCGTGACGCCAAGCCCTCCGCTCGTGACGACCGCGACGTCGCCCTCGACCAGGGCGAGGACGACGAGTGGGACGACGAGACGGCGGACTGA
- a CDS encoding segregation and condensation protein A, giving the protein MAPSPEPGFRVRLANFDGPFDLLLSLITKHQLDITEVSLGAVTGEFIQYVRQAESADELDEASEFLVVAATLLDLKIVGLLPQGELVDAEDVALLEARDLLFARLLQYRAFKQAADWFGERWGMESRRHVRSVRLEERFRARTPELVWTLSVQDFAALAALAFAPREIPTVGLDHLHAPLISIREQAAIVVSILRTRDGEGVSFRELVAGVDQTGIVVARFLAILELYRNASISFEQLEPLGELTLRWTAEDWSDESLANLGADYDG; this is encoded by the coding sequence GTGGCGCCGTCGCCTGAGCCGGGGTTCCGGGTCCGACTCGCCAACTTCGACGGCCCGTTCGACCTCCTGCTGTCGCTCATCACGAAGCACCAGCTCGACATCACCGAGGTCTCGCTCGGCGCCGTCACGGGGGAGTTCATCCAGTACGTGCGCCAGGCCGAGTCGGCGGACGAGCTCGACGAGGCCAGCGAGTTCCTGGTCGTCGCCGCGACCCTCCTCGACCTGAAGATCGTCGGGCTGCTGCCGCAGGGTGAGCTCGTCGACGCCGAGGACGTCGCCCTGCTCGAGGCCCGCGACCTGCTGTTCGCGCGGCTGCTGCAGTACCGGGCGTTCAAGCAGGCCGCCGACTGGTTCGGCGAACGCTGGGGCATGGAGTCGCGTCGGCACGTCCGCAGCGTCCGGCTCGAGGAGCGGTTCCGCGCGCGCACGCCCGAGCTCGTGTGGACGCTGTCGGTGCAGGACTTCGCCGCGCTGGCGGCGCTGGCGTTCGCCCCGCGGGAGATCCCGACGGTCGGTCTCGACCACCTGCACGCTCCGCTCATCAGCATCCGTGAGCAGGCCGCGATCGTCGTCTCGATCCTGCGGACACGCGACGGCGAGGGCGTCTCGTTCCGCGAACTGGTCGCGGGCGTCGACCAGACGGGTATCGTGGTGGCTCGCTTCCTCGCGATCCTGGAGCTGTACCGGAACGCATCGATCTCGTTCGAACAACTCGAGCCGCTCGGGGAACTCACGCTCCGATGGACCGCCGAGGACTGGTCCGACGAGAGCCTCGCCAACCTGGGAGCCGACTATGACGGATGA
- a CDS encoding ParA family protein yields the protein MSTNPTTNPTGATSIGPTGRPVREFPVPEELDSTGPARIIALCNQKGGVGKTTTAINLGAALAEYGRKVLAVDFDPQGALSAGLGVRTHDIHTVYDLLMGAVKDPIQVIQPTNTPGLDVIPANIDLSAAEVHLVNEVAREQILASVLRKVANDYDVILVDCQPSLGLLTVNALTAAHGVLIPLECEFFALRGVALLIETIDKVRDRLNPALTLDGILPTMYDSRTLHSREVMERVVDTFDDRVLDTVIGRTVKFPDATVSARPITQTAPDHAAAHAYRQLARELVQRGAVA from the coding sequence GTGAGCACGAACCCGACGACCAACCCCACCGGCGCGACCTCCATCGGTCCGACGGGTCGTCCTGTCCGGGAGTTCCCCGTGCCCGAGGAACTCGACAGCACCGGCCCCGCGCGCATCATCGCCCTCTGCAACCAGAAGGGCGGCGTCGGCAAGACCACGACGGCGATCAACCTCGGTGCGGCGCTGGCGGAGTACGGCCGCAAGGTGCTGGCCGTCGACTTCGACCCGCAGGGTGCGCTCTCGGCGGGTCTCGGTGTCCGCACACACGACATCCACACCGTCTACGACCTGCTCATGGGCGCCGTGAAGGACCCGATCCAGGTCATCCAGCCGACGAACACCCCGGGGCTCGACGTGATCCCCGCGAACATCGACCTCTCCGCGGCCGAGGTGCACCTGGTCAACGAGGTCGCCCGCGAGCAGATCCTTGCGAGCGTGCTGCGCAAGGTCGCGAACGACTACGACGTGATCCTGGTCGACTGCCAGCCGTCGCTCGGCCTGCTCACCGTCAACGCCCTGACCGCGGCGCACGGCGTGCTCATCCCGCTCGAGTGCGAGTTCTTCGCCCTGCGCGGTGTCGCCCTGCTCATCGAGACGATCGACAAGGTGCGCGACCGTCTCAACCCGGCACTGACGCTCGACGGCATCCTGCCCACCATGTACGACTCCCGCACCCTGCACTCGCGCGAGGTCATGGAGCGCGTCGTCGACACCTTCGACGACCGGGTCCTCGACACCGTCATCGGGCGCACCGTGAAGTTCCCCGACGCCACGGTCTCGGCGCGGCCGATCACCCAGACGGCGCCCGACCACGCCGCCGCCCACGCCTACCGGCAGCTCGCACGAGAGCTCGTCCAGCGTGGCGCCGTCGCCTGA
- the hflX gene encoding GTPase HflX translates to MTDTHQQNDQTNDDSADGVVERVLRNADRRAASSIFAPAQAIQTRSVDDPSWDGDGDQYDREDRAALRRVAGLSTELEDVTEVEYRQLRLEQVVLIGVYPHGDAQEAENSLRELSALAETAGAVVLDGLLQRRPNPDPATYLGKGKAEELAMVVKATGADTVIADTELAPSQRRALEDVVKVKVIDRTAVILDIFSQHAKTREGKAQVELAQLQYLLPRLRGWGDSMSRQAGGQVSGGAGMGSRGSGETKIELDRRRIHTRMSKLRRQIAGFRPAREAKRADRHRNEVPSVAIAGYTNAGKSSLLNRLTSAGVLVQNQLFATLDATVRRTESTKGREFTFVDTVGFVRNLPHQLVEAFRSTLEEVGEADVIVHVVDGSHPDPAAQLATVREVIGDVGAHDIPEIVVFNKADLIDDAQRLVLIGLASDAVFVSARTGEGIDELLRVIEDRLPEPDVELTVVVPYDRGDLVSTLHDTGAVESVDYVEDGTRLRVRVFQRQVAELDPYVVAPVTS, encoded by the coding sequence ATGACGGATACCCATCAGCAGAACGACCAGACCAACGACGACAGCGCAGACGGTGTCGTCGAACGGGTGTTGCGCAACGCCGACCGCCGCGCAGCATCGTCCATCTTCGCCCCCGCCCAGGCGATCCAGACCCGCTCGGTCGACGACCCGAGTTGGGACGGCGACGGCGACCAGTACGACCGCGAGGACCGAGCGGCCCTGCGCCGCGTCGCCGGCCTCTCCACCGAGCTCGAGGACGTCACCGAGGTCGAGTACCGCCAGCTGCGGCTCGAACAGGTCGTCCTGATCGGCGTGTACCCGCACGGTGACGCGCAAGAGGCGGAGAACTCGCTGCGCGAGCTCTCCGCCCTGGCCGAGACCGCGGGCGCTGTCGTCCTCGACGGACTCCTGCAGCGCCGGCCGAACCCCGACCCCGCCACCTACCTCGGCAAGGGCAAGGCCGAAGAGCTCGCGATGGTCGTCAAGGCCACCGGCGCCGACACGGTGATCGCGGACACCGAGCTCGCCCCGTCGCAGCGCCGTGCGCTCGAGGACGTCGTGAAGGTCAAGGTCATCGACCGCACGGCCGTGATCCTCGACATCTTCAGCCAGCACGCGAAGACCCGGGAGGGCAAGGCCCAGGTCGAGCTCGCGCAGCTCCAGTACCTGCTGCCACGACTGCGCGGCTGGGGCGACTCGATGTCCCGCCAGGCCGGTGGCCAGGTCTCCGGCGGTGCCGGCATGGGGTCCCGTGGCTCCGGTGAGACGAAGATCGAGCTCGACCGCCGTCGCATCCACACCCGCATGTCGAAGCTCCGCCGCCAGATCGCCGGGTTCCGGCCCGCGCGCGAGGCGAAGCGCGCCGACCGACACCGCAACGAGGTGCCGAGCGTCGCGATCGCCGGCTACACCAACGCGGGGAAGTCCTCGTTGCTGAACCGCCTGACGAGCGCCGGTGTGCTGGTGCAGAACCAGCTGTTCGCGACGCTCGACGCCACGGTCCGCCGGACCGAGAGCACCAAGGGCCGTGAGTTCACCTTCGTGGACACGGTGGGCTTCGTCCGGAACCTGCCGCACCAGCTGGTCGAGGCGTTCCGCTCCACCCTCGAGGAGGTCGGCGAGGCGGACGTCATCGTGCACGTGGTCGACGGCTCGCACCCCGACCCCGCGGCGCAGCTCGCCACCGTGCGCGAGGTCATCGGCGACGTCGGTGCGCACGACATCCCCGAGATCGTCGTGTTCAACAAGGCCGACCTGATCGACGATGCCCAGCGTCTGGTGCTCATCGGCCTGGCGTCGGACGCGGTCTTCGTGTCGGCGCGCACGGGCGAGGGCATCGACGAGCTGCTCCGCGTCATCGAGGACCGCCTGCCGGAGCCCGACGTCGAGCTCACGGTCGTCGTGCCGTACGACCGCGGCGACCTCGTTTCGACGCTGCACGACACCGGTGCGGTGGAGTCCGTCGACTACGTCGAGGACGGCACGCGCCTGCGCGTGCGCGTCTTCCAGCGCCAGGTCGCGGAACTCGACCCGTACGTGGTCGCCCCCGTCACGTCCTGA
- the scpB gene encoding SMC-Scp complex subunit ScpB, with product MTDDAHDASSAEPGGADEMADARAIEHAIHERAEHDRAPQSHPAIPLDRQLEAILMIADEPQSLVALGAAVDAPVPAVRQAIERLVADFDGVDDTIRRGFELREVGGGWRFYVRQDLDAVVEQFVEAERPSRLSQAALETLAVVAYKQPITRSQIAAIRAVNVDGVVRTLVARGLIEESFTDSETGAINYVTSDLLLQQLGINSLDELPLISPLLDDGADGFEQNEGIPDGRV from the coding sequence ATGACGGATGACGCACACGACGCGTCCAGTGCCGAGCCCGGCGGCGCCGACGAGATGGCCGATGCCCGCGCGATCGAGCACGCGATCCACGAGCGCGCCGAGCACGACCGCGCCCCGCAGTCGCACCCGGCGATCCCGCTCGACCGCCAGCTCGAGGCGATCCTGATGATCGCCGACGAGCCCCAGTCGCTCGTCGCACTCGGCGCCGCCGTGGACGCCCCGGTGCCCGCCGTCCGCCAGGCGATCGAGCGCCTCGTCGCGGACTTCGACGGTGTCGACGACACGATCCGACGCGGGTTCGAACTCCGCGAGGTCGGCGGCGGCTGGCGTTTCTACGTCCGCCAGGACCTGGACGCCGTCGTCGAGCAGTTCGTCGAGGCCGAGCGCCCCTCGCGCCTGTCGCAGGCCGCGCTCGAGACCCTGGCGGTCGTCGCCTACAAGCAACCGATCACGCGATCCCAGATCGCGGCGATCCGTGCCGTCAACGTCGACGGCGTCGTCCGAACGCTGGTCGCGCGCGGTCTCATCGAGGAGTCGTTCACCGACTCCGAGACCGGCGCCATCAACTACGTCACGTCCGATCTGCTCCTGCAGCAGCTCGGCATCAACTCGCTCGACGAGCTGCCGCTCATCTCGCCCCTCCTGGACGACGGTGCGGACGGCTTCGAGCAGAACGAAGGGATCCCCGATGGCCGGGTTTGA
- the hisB gene encoding imidazoleglycerol-phosphate dehydratase HisB, which produces MTARTASISRSTSESSVELELDLDGTGSSDISTSVPFFDHMLTAFSKHSLIDLRIRSTGDTDIDVHHTVEDTGIVLGQALKQALGDRSGIGRYGDALVPLDEALAQAVVDVSGRPFLVHSGEPAGFVFHRIGGHFTGSMIRHVFEAITFNAGITVHVRVLGGRDPHHIAEAEFKAFARAMRKAVELDSRVDGIPSTKGAL; this is translated from the coding sequence ATGACCGCCCGCACCGCCTCGATCAGCCGCAGTACGAGCGAATCGAGCGTCGAACTCGAGCTCGACCTCGACGGCACCGGCTCGTCCGACATCTCGACGAGCGTGCCGTTCTTCGACCACATGCTGACGGCGTTCAGCAAGCACTCGCTCATCGACCTCCGCATCCGTTCGACGGGTGACACCGACATCGACGTGCACCACACGGTCGAGGACACCGGCATCGTGCTCGGCCAGGCCCTCAAGCAGGCCCTCGGCGACCGCTCGGGCATCGGCCGGTACGGCGACGCCCTGGTGCCCCTCGACGAAGCCCTCGCCCAGGCGGTCGTAGACGTCTCCGGGCGTCCCTTCCTCGTGCACTCCGGCGAGCCGGCCGGGTTCGTGTTCCACCGCATCGGCGGGCACTTCACCGGGTCGATGATCCGCCACGTGTTCGAGGCGATCACGTTCAACGCCGGCATCACCGTGCACGTCCGCGTGCTCGGGGGTCGTGACCCGCACCACATCGCCGAAGCCGAGTTCAAGGCGTTCGCGCGTGCGATGCGGAAGGCGGTCGAGCTCGACTCGCGCGTCGACGGCATCCCCTCCACGAAGGGCGCACTGTGA
- a CDS encoding LysM peptidoglycan-binding domain-containing protein, whose amino-acid sequence MSTIAIADIQRTAAPAARVRLRLTRRGRIVFTTLAALPLLIVVAFFVLNGGQASAGDAAAGGARTHFDTVTIQPGETLWQLAEDTAPNADPRDFVQDVISLNALDGSGLQAGEQIAIPTKYTSGQ is encoded by the coding sequence ATGAGCACCATCGCCATCGCTGACATCCAGCGCACCGCGGCCCCCGCCGCACGCGTCCGCCTGCGCCTGACGCGCCGCGGGCGCATCGTCTTCACGACGCTCGCAGCACTCCCGCTCCTCATCGTCGTCGCCTTCTTCGTCCTGAACGGCGGGCAGGCGTCCGCCGGTGATGCCGCCGCCGGTGGAGCCCGGACGCACTTCGACACCGTCACCATCCAGCCGGGCGAGACGCTCTGGCAGCTGGCCGAGGACACCGCGCCGAACGCCGACCCGCGCGACTTCGTGCAGGACGTCATCAGCCTCAACGCCCTCGACGGCTCGGGGCTGCAGGCAGGCGAGCAGATCGCCATCCCGACGAAGTACACCTCCGGCCAGTAA
- the lexA gene encoding transcriptional repressor LexA, translated as MVDELRGQKPLTAKQQTILDAIRGSIASRGYPPSMREIGDAAGLSSLSSVSHQLGQLELGGWIRRDPNRPRALEVLVDEPTPDVTGPDVDATTLVPLVGRIAAGVPITAEQHVDEIVPLPRQLVGSGDLFMLKVVGESMIDAAICDGDWVVVRSQQTAENGDIVAAMLDEEATVKVFRQRDGHTWLLPRNTAFEPILGDAASVLGKVVAVLRSL; from the coding sequence GTGGTGGACGAACTGCGGGGCCAGAAGCCGCTGACCGCGAAGCAGCAGACGATCCTCGACGCCATCCGCGGATCCATCGCCTCGCGTGGGTACCCGCCGAGCATGCGCGAGATCGGTGACGCGGCCGGGTTGTCCTCGTTGTCGAGCGTGTCCCACCAGCTCGGCCAGCTCGAGCTCGGCGGTTGGATCCGCCGTGACCCGAACCGCCCTCGCGCGCTCGAGGTCCTGGTCGACGAGCCGACGCCCGACGTCACCGGACCCGACGTCGACGCCACCACGCTCGTCCCCCTGGTCGGCCGGATCGCCGCCGGTGTGCCGATCACCGCCGAGCAGCACGTCGACGAGATCGTCCCGCTCCCCCGTCAGCTCGTCGGTTCGGGCGACCTCTTCATGCTCAAGGTCGTCGGCGAGTCGATGATCGACGCCGCGATCTGCGACGGCGACTGGGTGGTCGTCCGCTCGCAGCAGACCGCCGAGAACGGGGACATCGTCGCCGCGATGCTCGACGAAGAGGCGACCGTCAAGGTCTTCCGCCAGCGCGACGGCCACACGTGGCTGCTCCCCCGCAACACCGCGTTCGAGCCGATCCTCGGCGACGCGGCGTCGGTGCTCGGCAAGGTCGTCGCGGTCCTCCGCTCCCTCTGA
- a CDS encoding SseB family protein: MAGISNGRGTGPDVEPGAGSDGAHGVDDAHTPGGAADSAGFAWEGRTFDHHDTAFADDDGLADPAVTAAITGLAAGASQAAVIEALRTARLLIPLIAEAGDLGETDAGKVVDKTQELSIVTVAGPDGRSVMPAFTSVDAMHVWDADARPVPVESRRVAMAAASEETQLVVLDPQSATEFVLRRPAVWALGQDLPWTPCFEDPEVAQAFADSVVGERSVARVELTPGDPVGRFAGPELTVGLALHPGLDREQVGDLVGRLQQRWSTDPVIAERVDSMRVALRAA; the protein is encoded by the coding sequence GTGGCGGGGATCTCCAACGGGCGCGGAACCGGGCCGGACGTCGAGCCCGGCGCCGGGTCGGACGGCGCGCACGGCGTCGACGACGCGCACACCCCGGGTGGCGCGGCGGACTCGGCCGGCTTCGCGTGGGAGGGCCGCACGTTCGACCACCACGACACCGCCTTCGCCGACGACGACGGGCTGGCCGACCCTGCGGTGACCGCAGCGATCACGGGCCTGGCCGCCGGTGCCTCGCAGGCGGCGGTCATCGAGGCGCTGCGCACCGCCCGCCTGCTCATCCCGCTCATCGCCGAGGCCGGTGACCTCGGCGAGACCGACGCCGGCAAGGTCGTGGACAAGACCCAGGAACTCTCCATCGTGACGGTCGCGGGGCCGGACGGGCGGAGCGTGATGCCCGCCTTCACCTCGGTCGACGCGATGCACGTGTGGGACGCCGATGCCCGGCCCGTACCCGTCGAATCCCGCCGGGTGGCGATGGCCGCGGCGAGCGAGGAGACCCAGCTCGTCGTGCTCGACCCGCAGTCCGCCACCGAGTTCGTGCTGCGCCGTCCCGCGGTCTGGGCGCTCGGCCAGGACCTGCCGTGGACACCGTGCTTCGAGGACCCCGAGGTCGCCCAGGCGTTCGCGGACTCGGTCGTGGGGGAGCGCAGCGTCGCCCGCGTCGAACTCACCCCCGGGGACCCGGTCGGACGCTTCGCCGGACCGGAGCTGACGGTCGGGCTGGCGCTGCACCCCGGGCTCGACCGCGAGCAGGTCGGCGACCTCGTCGGCCGGCTGCAGCAGCGGTGGTCGACGGACCCGGTCATCGCCGAACGCGTCGACAGCATGCGCGTGGCCCTCCGCGCAGCCTGA
- the priA gene encoding bifunctional 1-(5-phosphoribosyl)-5-((5-phosphoribosylamino)methylideneamino)imidazole-4-carboxamide isomerase/phosphoribosylanthranilate isomerase PriA: MTDLTDTSPLVLLPAVDVVDGQAVRLTQGEAGSETGYGDPVAAARTWRDQGAEWIHLVDLDAAFGRGDNRKVIAHAIREVEGVSVELSGGIRDDASLEAALATGAARVNLGTAALENPGWAARVIGEYGEQIAVGLDVRGTTLASRGWTEDAGDLWEVLDRLEAAGCARYVVTDVTKDGTLQGPNVELLRQVCDRTDQPVVASGGISTLDDLRALRELVPFGLEGAIIGKALYSGAFTLPAALDIASE; the protein is encoded by the coding sequence ATGACCGACCTCACCGACACCTCGCCCCTCGTCCTGCTGCCGGCCGTCGACGTCGTCGACGGCCAGGCGGTCCGGCTGACCCAGGGCGAGGCGGGCAGCGAGACCGGCTACGGCGACCCCGTCGCCGCCGCACGCACCTGGCGCGACCAGGGCGCGGAGTGGATCCACCTGGTGGACCTCGACGCGGCCTTCGGGCGGGGCGACAACCGCAAGGTCATCGCGCACGCGATCCGCGAGGTCGAGGGCGTGTCCGTCGAGCTGTCGGGCGGCATCCGCGACGACGCCTCGCTCGAGGCGGCCCTCGCGACCGGTGCCGCGCGCGTCAACCTCGGCACGGCGGCCCTCGAGAACCCGGGCTGGGCCGCGCGGGTGATCGGCGAGTACGGCGAGCAGATCGCCGTCGGGCTCGACGTCCGGGGCACGACCCTCGCCAGCCGCGGCTGGACCGAGGACGCCGGCGACCTGTGGGAGGTCCTGGACCGCCTCGAGGCCGCGGGGTGCGCACGCTACGTCGTCACCGACGTGACGAAGGACGGCACGCTGCAGGGCCCGAACGTCGAGCTGCTGCGTCAGGTGTGCGACCGGACCGACCAGCCCGTGGTCGCCTCGGGTGGGATCTCGACACTCGACGACCTCCGGGCACTCCGCGAGCTCGTGCCGTTCGGGCTCGAGGGCGCGATCATCGGCAAGGCGCTGTACTCCGGGGCGTTCACGCTGCCGGCCGCGCTCGACATCGCCTCGGAGTAG
- the hisH gene encoding imidazole glycerol phosphate synthase subunit HisH, giving the protein MTAKPNVVVLDYGSGNVHSAAKALERAGADVTLTSDKQAALRADGLLVPGVGAFAAVIDQLEGVQGGEIVDHRLAGGRPVLGICVGMQVLFSRGIERGADVEGLGQWPGTVEQLEAEVLPHMGWNTVQAPEDSVLFDGLHDERFYFVHSYGVTDFPLDAYGPFRAPGLTWAEHGQRFIAAVENGPLTATQFHPEKSGEPGIRLLTNWVRSL; this is encoded by the coding sequence GTGACCGCGAAGCCGAACGTCGTCGTCCTCGACTACGGGTCGGGGAACGTCCACTCCGCGGCGAAGGCGCTCGAGCGGGCCGGTGCCGACGTCACGTTGACCTCGGACAAGCAGGCGGCACTCCGAGCCGACGGCCTGCTCGTGCCCGGGGTCGGGGCGTTCGCCGCGGTCATCGACCAGCTCGAAGGCGTCCAGGGCGGCGAGATCGTCGACCACCGTCTGGCCGGCGGCCGTCCCGTCCTCGGCATCTGCGTCGGCATGCAGGTGCTGTTCTCGCGGGGCATCGAGCGTGGTGCCGACGTCGAGGGGCTCGGGCAGTGGCCCGGCACCGTCGAGCAGCTCGAGGCCGAGGTCCTGCCGCACATGGGCTGGAACACCGTCCAGGCGCCGGAGGACTCCGTGCTGTTCGACGGGCTGCACGACGAGCGGTTCTACTTCGTGCACTCGTACGGGGTGACCGACTTCCCGCTCGACGCCTACGGGCCGTTCCGTGCTCCCGGCCTGACCTGGGCCGAGCACGGGCAGCGGTTCATCGCCGCGGTCGAGAACGGGCCGCTCACGGCGACCCAGTTCCACCCCGAGAAGTCCGGCGAGCCGGGCATCCGCCTGCTGACCAACTGGGTGCGCTCGCTCTGA